A single window of Electrophorus electricus isolate fEleEle1 chromosome 16, fEleEle1.pri, whole genome shotgun sequence DNA harbors:
- the LOC113578518 gene encoding ras-related protein Rab-20 — MHAQRKMRKPDIKMVILGDMNVGKTSLLHRYTERSFKDTLSTVGGAFFLKQWGPYNISIWDTAGREQFHGLGSMYCRGAAAVILTYDVTSWQSLVQLEERFLSLTDSANGDCIFAIVGNKADLTDACARDVAPKAVRLEEGDESDHLECPTPPHTPTVHKQVMREDALALYNRIIHSKVLEKRTSPPAEDVCFETSAKTGYNVDTLFETLFELLLPSIICTQTQVESPTVCLEDYEEMKKKKPVCCT; from the exons atgcatgcacaaaggAAAATGAGGAAGCCAGATATTAAAATGGTCATCCTGGGAGACATGAACGTCGGGAAGACCTCTCTGTTACACAGGTATACAGAGAGGAGTTTTAAAGATACCTTGAGCACAGTCGGAGGAGCGTTCTTTCTGAAGCAGTGGGGACCATATAACATTTCAATTTGGGACACTGCAG GTCGTGAGCAGTTCCATGGCCTGGGCTCCATGTATTGCCGCGGTGCCGCCGCTGTCATCCTCACCTATGACGTCACCAGCTGGCAGAGTCTTGTGCAGCTCGAAGAgcgcttcctctctctcaccgaCTCGGCCAATGGCGACTGCATCTTCGCCATCGTGGGCAACAAGGCTGACCTCACGGACGCCTGCGCCCGGGATGTTGCACCCAAGGCCGTCAGGCTTGAGGAAGGGGACGAGTCTGACCACCTGGAATGCCCCAcccccccgcacacacccaCTGTCCACAAACAGGTAATGAGAGAGGACGCTTTGGCGCTGTACAACCGCATCATACACTCTAAGGTGCTGGAAAAGCGTACCAGCCCACCGGCGGAGGACGTGTGCTTCGAGACGAGTGCTAAGACAGGCTATAACGTGGACACGCTGTTCGAGACGCTCTTTGAGCTCCTGCTACCCTCCATCATCTGCACGCAGACACAGGTTGAGTCACCCACTGTGTGCTTGGAGGACTATGAGgagatgaaaaagaagaaacctGTGTGCTGCACGTGA